Genomic segment of Nilaparvata lugens isolate BPH chromosome 6, ASM1435652v1, whole genome shotgun sequence:
AACATTCCTCTAAGGCTCTCTGTATTCAATCAATCTTCTCCATCCTCACTAAATGAtctctgatctcattttttcatCGTATTCTCGGTCTGCCCATTATCCTTCTCCAGTAAAGCTTCTCTTTAACCAATATTTTTGGCATTCTGTTTTCATTCATCATGTAAACATGTCCGAACCATCTCAGTCTCTGTGCCTTTATAAAGCGTACTACGGCCTCAATGTTTCAAGTTCATCATTAGTTATTTTTCtcccctcttctccttctttaacGGGACCATAAATATTTCCAAGTACCAAGTTGTATCCAAAATACTCAAGTTGTGATTGTCTTCCTTAGACAAAGTTCACGATACAGAGCTGTAGGTAACTACATGTCCTATTAGggattcataaatttcaagtatggTACTTCTACTGATGAGTCTGTTCTTCAGAAGCGTCATGTTGCTGTGATATGCTCTTTTTCTTGAAAGTATTCTTCAATTTATACTGGTCTCATCATATTTTGGTGCCGGCCAAAAAGCTGAgttgactaaggcgttgcaACTTTCAGTCTactagtgctacctggtcgcgggttcgaatcccgccgaatcccatcgaataggcatggacgtttgatcatctcataactCACTCTCGCACTTCCCataacccacgcacaagcataaatctcatgtggacatcattcgcaatgataaaaatattttgattaatCAATTCGACCcctagaaaattgaaattttccaccCCCTCAAACAGCTTATTATCGATCCTCAGTCTGTGTAACTCTTCGCCCTTGActtcttgatattttcatgctctaatattcttcttcatctctgaTAAATCTTCAAGACAAAATTCAATCAGACACTACAATCATTATTTGACTCTATGAATTTTACTATACATTAGTAGTCTTTGAGTAATGCAACGTTAGATATGTTTAGtccatattttttaaaaacataattCGAACTATCTGTTGTTTCAGATTCTAGTTAATCCCAAGCTATCTTCAACAAGAAAAGAAGACATCATATCAACTTTCAAGAACCTTGACACACTTTTTGGAGAACGGCACAAAATTATTGGAAGTTCTCCTTTTGCTTTTGATATGTTTGCGGGATTCGATAGCAAGGATGACATTTTCCAGgtaatttccattcaattttctcaattatGAAGATACTGTATTTCACTCATCTGATGTAGTCTGACCGTAGAAAATGTCAGCTAGAACGTCGTGTAGATTGTGGGtagaatataatttttgtcTGGTACAAAGcgaaaaatttatattgaaaatggtGCCTACATGGGAGGTTGTGAATGAATTAGTTAACGTTATCGCAttcaaaagtattttataatttgattatgAAAACGTGAATATACCGTATTCGGTATTTCATTAATACTGTTGGTGTGATGCTTTTTCTATTTTACGGGTTTATATGAGTTTGCTTTTGGGAAGTGAAAAGGTTTGTCGCCGCAATGAATTGAAAGATACCTAGTCTTTAATATGGTGATGGTTTTTGCAATTCCATGGGGAAAATATCTATAATGAACAAGACTAATAAACcgatgcaataaaaattaattatcaaaaattgaatgCTGAGACAAGCAACTAGGTGACACTGCTGGTGGGGCTTGATAATATTCAGTCATGAACGTGACCCATTAATATGCTAGAACAGGagctatttgaaatttttattaatttgtgttTGTTCAATGTTCgtttcataattttgttataTGTTGATCTAAAAATAAGTGTAATCGTGTCAAGACATAAAAAATAAGCAATTGTTAAAAAATAAGGTGATATCAAGTAATATATTAAGAGAAATTAAAGTTATTATCTTGAGAAAATAAACGACAATGATCCAAACTACTCCATGCAATATTGTCATaatgaatatgataatattattcattgtcaTATAAATATGACTACATGCAATATTGCTTTTGTTTTCTTCAACGCTCTATAATCATTTTAAACCAATAATATCTGGAAATCAACATGGTTTCCTGACTAAACGTTCAACAGTTAGCAATCTTCTATTGTTTACTAATTTTGTTTCTGCAAACCTTGATAGAGGCTCACGTACTGATACCATTTAccttgatttttctaaagcctTCGATAAAGTAGACCACAAAATCCTTTTACAGAAAATATTTGCCTTAGGATTCAGGTCTGAATCGGTAGCCTTTTTCCATTCATACCTACTTGATCGATTGTTTTTTGTACTCTTTAACAACATTATAGAACAGTGACATTTTCTAGTAATTCAGGAGTACCTCAGGGTAGCAACTTGGGGCCGCTCATATTTCTACACTTAATTAATGACATTTCTTCATGTGTAAAAAATAGCAACTGCCTAATATATGCAGATGATGTCAAAATTTATCGCGCCATAAATGACTGTCGAGACACTGAGTTATTACAACAAGACTTAGATAGAATACATGATTTGAGACTGAGAAATAAACTGGTACTCAATATACAGAAGTGCAAATACATTATTTTCACAAGGCAGCGGACGCCGGAAGTTTTCAGCTACTCAATGCAGGGTAAACAACTTTAAAGAGTTTATTTAATGAAGGATTTGGGCATTTTCATTGACTCCACCCTCAATTTCAAGGAGCATGTTAATTATGTTGTTAAAAGTTCCAATAAGATGTTAGGCTTTTTGATAAGAAATGTTAGACATTTCACAGATATTGGGCTTATAAAAATGCTCTACTAATCTTTGGTGAGAAGTCGATTAGAGTACTGTGCTGTGATTTGGAATCCATATCAGAATTCTTTTGTAAACTGTGTTGAACGCATACAGAATAGATTTCttagatatttattttataaaaaacattatatttattgtcCATATGATCAGTCTATGCGTGATCTGAGAAGCACTTTTCAAATAATGTCTTTGAGTAAAAGACGTGACTATTTATCACTAATTGTGCTCCATAAAATTCTTAATACTCAGATTGATGTTCCTAATTTTGTTCAATACATGTACTTCTTTGTTCCATTAAACAGATCAcgtttaaactttaaacatgtTATTTGCAATATAAAGATCTAGAACAGTGCAACATACAAATTGTTTCCTTCAAAGAACATTGCGCCTGTACAATAGTTAAAACCCGATTCTGGACCCATTTGGTGATAATTTACgcaaattttgttttaaatctatGCAAGCGCTTCAATTTTAACTGTCACATTATTTTGCAGACCTTCAATATATTCTTCCTTTTATTTTTCCCCCGTtcttttttttatcaaatttttcgttttcttcattaagttttttaaaatgtagttcttatttataatcaactttTTTCTAACTATCTTATCTTCTCATAAgcaatttttttctgttttcttaatCAAGTTTAtcttaatttttaatatcaagTTCTTATTTCTTAATCAGTTTTTCTCTAAGCAactattttctgttttctttatctagttttgttttgctttttaattttaagttcttaataatattatttctaaatcatTTGTGTCATACTTTTTGTTTAAATGAGGTTTGTTTTGGCGTTAAGCTGTAAACCTCTTCGAGTTGTACttttttcatgtaatgtattctgaataaataaaataatttcgtTGACAATGTAAAATTCGgagattatttttaatatttcctcttgtatattttattgataacatTCAAATTTCAGATGTCTGGGGATAGCCTGGAGCTGGCAGATTCCTATTTGAGGAAAACACATGCATTGGCCGTGAGCTATGAGTCCCAAATCAAGGAGCTCTTGCATTGTCAATTGGACCAATTTAAATCTAACAGTATTCCATTGAGAGCAGCAATAAGTTTTAGATATTTATTAACAGTCTATACCACTGTAACGTTATTGATGGTTTTCACAAACTCGTGAAATAAAATATGTGATAATATCGACgtgttcaatttttttatataaaaactgattttttaatttccataaaatataattatgattttatacGGTTTGAAAACGTTGACTCAATTGATCACAGTATCAAGAAGATGGCATTACATTATTtcaacataataaatataagaatttctaaaaattggtttgaaaacatatttatgacaaaaatatttcttaatgTAATCTTTCAAACAGTAATTGCATCAACTGAGGGAGGTttactaaattataaatttagttGGGTAGCAGTTAGTAGCATTTTCATAATAAGCATACATACTTTATGtgtactacagtaactatataatcctattatattaagcgagcaatttatgtatatatatatgtttatttttatatctggttatttatgttttacggatctcgaaaacggctctaacgattttcaagaaatttggaacatagtaggtttatgatataaagattcgattgcactaggtctcattctttggaaaacttgctgaacgacattaaaaggataattcatccttggaaaacagatgataatttcattgtctctcgataacagaagatgcgtgtgcctgtgtgggagagagacagaattatttccagctgtgtaatcataatcaatcagcgagaaattttatctagctagacaatttgatcaacataatctgatttgttgacatgacatgataatcctcctaaactagagtatatcataattttcaaagttgatcattatttgacaatttcaagtgattagtgagtgttattttgttattcaatttttggtttgtatataatataaattataaattttctgttttcaaatgtttgaacagaaaattgaacctgaattcaagtgtatggaacataagctactttctggactatttatagtgtataaatcaaaattcgggaaagaaacagttttgggctgtgctgttagtacttccccaatcattttaaagaattgtgtttggtttatcaaaagtcaataaataaataacgagcgaagctcggtgtcccaAAACCTAATCTAACTATAACTGGGTAATATAGCCTAGTTACTGTAATGTGTACTTTCTGTATGGCAGGGGTTGATTGTTATTTATTGGGATTGACCTGTAAGCTGTATGTATAAAAATGTTGACACATTGAGATTTTGTATTTTCCAGTAATGAGCAACTCTATAGTCAGAAATCTAATCGTTATAGAGAAATCTATTTTTTCCCGCGTATATCagttttattgaatattatttttcctttagTATTTCCTTGTAgtattttaaacaattttgtaCTAAATTCAACTTTTGCCTTTATTTGTCACTTTACTGATGCTCAATTTGACTGGTTTTAGACTCAAttgttaaaatttaaataaggtacttcaggaaattatattttatttgttttttcagtttttatatatttttttgtttttactaTTGCTCTAATTCTGTTTGTGTGAAATTGACAAagatttattctttttttttagttatcaaaatcaagtgactgtctcgttcatattattatgtacaataacaatagagtagaacttcaaccacagctgttgagctactgaagttcttttcttttttccatcatgatactgtttctttataataattgcattgtaaaaatatttgtaaaacatgtcagtgttgtgaataaatttcaatttcaaaaaaaaatcataaatcagtATTCTAGCAATTAAGTGGATAGAGTACCCATCTAATTAATGTGTTATGAAGAGTATGGACGTCACACAGTTTGACTGAATCATACGTTCAAAACTTTTGGAGAAGGCCACtgaattcaatattctttcaattaatattcccaggattgatgtagaaaaatgaataaatatagaatattgtttgaaaatgaTACCCTGAACTCAATTGTGTACTTGATACAAACAAgtattttatattcaagaggAAATCGAAATATTCAAGGAAGCCCAACTTCCTTGCTGGGTTTTAGCGATTCAGTTATAAAATGTTTCAGTGACGGCTCTAGAAAATTATCTTGAGTATTTAGGCAACTAGattataattttacaattatAATGAATTCACTATACACAAGGAACTTAAAATAATACAGCGTCTagaaaaaacatataaaatttattcagttattgtgacgTTCAAgacaatttcatcaataaataataataatctatcagttaataaatattaaattacaaaaatctatAAGATTTAAACTTTGCCTACGTCACTAGTAGGTCGTTGCACTTTCTTAGATGGACTGACATTATACAGCAGAATAGAGACCATGACAAGGACTGAGCCCAGAATGAACTGATAAGATAGACTGAAATCGAATAAATAGATGGAACCGACACTTGACAGGACAATTGCCAAGGATGTGGCGAAACCTTTGAGTATGTTGTCAGCGTACTTGACGACAACTGCCACCACTAATCCTCCAATCGCTTGAAGGTAGATTAGATAAATCACAAACAGGTCATAGCCGACGAAAAAGCCATGGCTCAGTATTTTCTCATAGTCACTCACAAAACACGTTATCATTCCTATGGGCAACGAAAGGAGACTCAGCTGCACGTTTCTCATCCAAATTGAAATGTTGGAACCCTTGAGtatcatttcaaaataaattccagCAAAGCCAGATAGCATGCAAGCTGTAAGAGCGGCAGCGAACCCCTTCAATCGATTCTGCTCCAAATCACTACTGCGAGAAGTCGAATCAGAAGAGCTGGCTAGTTGAACTAGAACTATGCCCAACACTAGCACTATGAGAGCCACCCACTGTTGTAGGGGTAGAGTACGTTTAAGCATCACCACAGCGAATACAGCCGTTGTCAAAATTTTCAACTGATAAGTAACCTGATAAGTAGCTGCGTCCAAATGTGAAGCGGATACATACAATAAATTGTTCtgcaaaatataaacaaaagaCGGAATGCAAACTTTGAGCGTATCCATCGGTTGTTTGATAATGATGCTGTGTAACTTATTCAGCCAGCGTTCATAGTTTTTCTCCTCTTCGAAGAAAACGAACACAAGACAAAGGACAAGTTTGGTGAGTTCTGACATAAGAACGGCGGTAGAAGAGAGGAATAGTTCTCCCGGTCGAGTTCGAGCGTAACGCATACTCAGACCCAGAATGGAGTTTTGCAAAGTCAGCACAACCAAGCTGGTCACTTTCAGAAATCTTAACTTCCTGGCATTCATGGTTACTGTATGATCAACTGTCATCTTGCAAAAACTTACAATAACGAAATAGTTGACACTACTCAAACACTTTCAACTACTACACAGTTAACATTTACTACTCATTAACATGAGTTGATAAGCTAACTTACATTAAAAGTCttactaaaaaaattgatttcaaagaAGCTGCTAGTTGAAACCTTATATCAGTCTAGAGATTGTTACTTTCAGACTAGCatgatttaattcaatgaattttaaatGCATATCTCAAAAGTTTTTCAACTATTTGACAGTAAAAGTGTAACACATTTTCACTTGGAATAGTGTGGGAAGTAGTTTTGCTGTTAATGGAACTCCGAAGTTGATCCAGATTGGACACTAGATATATCTGTGGTGACTCAGAGGTTCAGTGTTGCTCATCCAGTACGGTAGTCTTCAATGCCATTACTCTTTCCATTCTATCCTGGTTGCTCCTGAAATGGAGAATGACACAATTTAGTAATGTTGTTTGGTATAATGGAAATGATCAATTAGAGAATTACTGGTGTTCATCAAATTAGCTGATTTTATTCCAAATGCTAATAAGTTAGTTGTGGgattaatattttacaaatcAATGAAGGCAAAATTGAAGATTAAGGAATAGATTACATCGGAAGTGATAGTACAGAGGTCGTAAGACAATGTGTGAATTTCCTAGGTTTCATGATTGATGAGTCTGGTATGGGAAAGAAACgcaatgaaaattgaatcaaagaTCAGCAAAGGAATATTTCTGATATGAAGAGTGAGACTATGTGTGAGTTCTCATGTGCTGAGGAGATCTACTATTTGCATTATAGCAATTCAAGTCGAGTGACCTTACTTTGGGTTCATAAGTCCTCAAGTTTAAAGTTACCGAGAATGcaaaaaaatcaagaataaaTCTGATTTGTGGACTCCCTTCCCGATCTCATTGTAGAGAAAAAATTTGTTAATCTTGGAATAATGCCAGCTCCTCTACTTTCTGTTTTTCCAGAGCCTACTGTACATCGACGAAAAGTAAGGAACAGCCTACTGTACAAAGTGAGAAATAGGAATGCTTTAGGTTTGATCAGGTTTAATTACATTGGGACTCGAAAAACTTTTCTTTATGCAccaacaaaatatataatattctacCTCCATctatagaaaattaaaaaataaattgaaggcAATATTGTCAAAGATTGTATTAATGTAATGATTTTGTATAATGAATGATTTTCATCATGTAACAATTTTTCctaattaattttgaaactgaATAATCACTTGAGTATTATATTCAGATCTGAGCATTAATGGGCAATAATTTCTAGGTGCAGAATTAGTTATTATTGCTCTATTGACCATTATGATTTATAGTAATAATCCTATTCGTTGTAATTATTCTGTTGTGTGTTTACTCTTTGCTGTTTTTATAAGTTATTGTTATACGTTGAAAGAGCTGCAGTACGTATGAAGCTGCAGTGATACGGTAATGACAAGATAATTAACAGAAAAGAATACTTCTCGTTGAGTAAAGCTCTTTaacattgtattttatttagtCAAGATAATTTAACTTTTTGTACAAACAATTTAGTAAACGGTGGCAATTTTAGTGTAATTGCAGTTTACCAATTCTAAAAGATTTTCTAATAGGCAGTGCCTTCAGCAAAAAAgggaaatttcatttttaaattttaccaaatcCGCATCTATAGTTTGTATAAAGTATGACTTTGCACTCCATCCAAATAAataacagcgttgccaaatttcgacttcttataaatttaattctaatttaACCAACGAATCGTATGTAGAATATCAGATTTTCCAGTAGTTCTAGAAAACTTTCAGGGTTGAAGCGTTTAaaggaaatttaatttttttgatggaattgaaaaaatgtttttcttctaCTAAGTTATGTTCTTCACATTGACTGAgaatttcaatatgaaattatatgttttttagCAATGTATGTCAAAAATTACTTCCAGAAAAATGAAGTTCAGAAATGTGTTCTCCAGTACACTCCAAAGGAAACCTTGCAATATTTCTAGTAGGTTCGCTTTTCCGTtatgcatgaggtaacaagctataACTATATGACTGATTTTACATGACTACTTCTTGATgaagacttgcaaatggtctcaatctttTCGTTACAACAAGTGGAATAATAGTATTGATGAAGTAAACATcgaaatattcaatataataaatatgacAGCCATAATTGACAGTAGCATTGCATGCTAGGGTTCGGCTCAGCAATGATGAAGAGGATAGACTCCATCTACGCAGTCAGTACTTGAGAGCTAAGAAAATATATCGAGCTGAGATTGATGCTGCAAGAAAAGCAGCCAACATGAACAGAATTGAATCTGCAGCTAATCCCTGTAAAGCTGCCTGGGACCTTGTGAATCATTTATCCAAAGTCAGCTCAAGGCCCAAATGTAAAGAAACAACAGATGAGTTTAATGGCTTTTTCATTGGAGAGGTGGAAAGGATTGTTGAGACAATGGATGATGTGCCTTATAATGCTCCGCGCTGCAGCAGCAACAATCCACGACTTGAAATGTGGAAGAAAATTAGGCCCTCAGATGTTGTTCGAGTTATAAACAGATTCAAAAACTCTCCTAGCCCtgacattatatatatatatatatatatatatatatatatatatatatatatatatatatatatatatggagtCACAGTTGGTGTGATGAGGTTTGTTGCAGACAAGATTGATGTGCCCTTGTCTCATGTGCTTGACGTTTGTTTGAGTCATGGCTATTTCCCTGATGCCCTGAAGTTGTCACGCACAATACCAGTCTACAAGAAGGGAGACCCTGAGTCTATGAAGAACTATCAACCTATATCAATCATTCCTGTGATGGTTAAGGTGCTTGAGACCCTAATGAAGGAGCAACTGGTGTCCCACTTTGAAGAAAACCACCTGTGTCTCAGATGCTCAGCATGGCTTTAGACGTGGAAGGTCAACGGTTACGGCTGTCTCAGGGATGATTGACTGCATTGTTGAGGCCTTTGAGAGGAGGGATTATGTGCATCTGGTCCTAGCAGATCTAAGCAAGGCTTTTGATTGTGTACCTCATGGGATCCTTCTGAAGAAGCTTGAGAGTATTGGACTGTGTGGTAATGTCTTGTTGACACTCATCTCCTACTTAGCTGGAAGGAAACAAGTTGTGTCCATTGGTGGTGCTTTCTCCCAGCCCATAAGGGTGGATCATGGCGTGCCGCAGGGATCAGTGATGGGCCGTCTACTCTTCCTGGTCGCGATCAATGACCTTTGACTCATTGGACCTGTCCTTATGTTCGCAGATGACACCACAGTCTACTCAAGGGGGCAGACGGTAGAACAGGCAGAATTAGACACACAGAGAGTTTTTAGCAGTGCCAAACAGTTAGGGTGGTCTATCTTTTGCGCAGACTGAGGACCCTTCTCAGCCGGAAGGACTTGATCATGGTCTATCATGCTCTCTTCCATTCCCATCTTCTTTATGGACTTTTACTGTGGGGACATGCGGCGGCTGCAAGAGTGTGCTGATGCTCCAGAAAAAGGCACTTGGAGTAATGACATGAGTGGGGTATGGTGATTActgtgtttgtatgtttgtttgacTGGGCGGGCGGGCATCCTACAACCAGTGCCAACATACTCAGTTCAGTTTGCTGCATGCGTAAGGACACCGAGAGCAGTCAAGTCCGCACAAATCGCATCTTAGCCCACCTACATAATACAAGGCAATGGATATTCCACGCTGCACAACTAGTAACAACAAACACTGTCGACCCATTTTTGCCCTTCGCTTGTTCAACCATCTACCTGTCAATGTGAGCAATCTGCAAGGAAGTgacttcaaaattaaaatagtgACGTGGCTGAAGAATAACCCATTCTACACCATGAGTGAATATTTCTATGCACACAAGGACAACATAGCCTGACCTGCCATCTTAAAAGTAAATTCATGACGCCATCTATCCAGTTCACTGGTCtttgatgaagaaaaaggaaTAAGAATTTTTACATCAAATGCTATTCAGTTATAGCGAGATATATCGGATTGATTCTACCACCATAGTATTCAGAATCACGCAAACTATATTTCAgagatttatttcattaaaagaACTCTTTCCGAGATTATTGAAAGCTTCAATAGACCTagcttgaaacatacatttttcggggacaaaaTTACACTTTCTACACTGTTAATTCATTTGCAGTAGacattcattaataatattgacagtgttgtagaatattacCAGAGCTTGAAAATTACATAGGCTATAGTTGAGGGCTGTAAGTCCATTTTCCATAGCCATTCCACGAcatcattggaaaaaagaaaggaTCAGTTTGTAGCGGAAAACACGTTTTTCTGTCATATACCAAACCTGTAGTGTATCTAATGACTTTTTAAAGGTTCAGACTTGGATATGGTATAAATCTCTTCGTATCATCCTTATTTAAAGAGTTAGACAAATTTACGACAGAACTTGAGTTTGTGGTTTAAGCCCGACTCAACATTTAACACTGATGTGTCTTTTGAATGCTTGCTACCATCAGACTCCCAAATCATGACATCATTTACATCGTAATCATGTGTTGAAAAAATACCCAAGACAGCATTCccaaaaatatttcttataataaAATAAGCAAAACGGCAAGAAAATaatagacaccaatagaaagaagACATTCTTCTCGTTATTTTGATATAAGAATCTTACTCATTAAAATACCCCATAATTATGGGAGAAGTAATAAGTTAATAAAAGTTaaactttttttaatttatcaaaaatgttattaaattcacttttaatccttcaactcTAAAACCAAATAGATTTATAAGACGTAATAATGCTTAAATTCCAAGAAAGAtttgatataaatttttatgTGTCATAATATCTTAATGCACCTCCAGATGTGCTATGACTATAAAGGCATattcattcaacaataaatatttttttataatttaatgcTTAGGTTTATGCATGTTAATGAAATAGCAAGGTAAAATGCaatgaaaaaatgttgaataaataccatagagaaaatcaaacagaataaaatatttcaagggTACAGTTCCGTATCTGATGTCCctattaattataatagaattatcGATAAAACAAAACATCAAATCACCCatctaaatttttaaaaggtAGAAGTTTAGGTGTGGAAGGGTAGGCTTTTTCAAATGGCATGTATTTGAGTATTATACAAAATACAGTATATAGGCTACAGTTATTGTATAATTGT
This window contains:
- the LOC111055178 gene encoding UDP-galactose translocator — encoded protein: MTVDHTVTMNARKLRFLKVTSLVVLTLQNSILGLSMRYARTRPGELFLSSTAVLMSELTKLVLCLVFVFFEEEKNYERWLNKLHSIIIKQPMDTLKVCIPSFVYILQNNLLYVSASHLDAATYQVTYQLKILTTAVFAVVMLKRTLPLQQWVALIVLVLGIVLVQLASSSDSTSRSSDLEQNRLKGFAAALTACMLSGFAGIYFEMILKGSNISIWMRNVQLSLLSLPIGMITCFVSDYEKILSHGFFVGYDLFVIYLIYLQAIGGLVVAVVVKYADNILKGFATSLAIVLSSVGSIYLFDFSLSYQFILGSVLVMVSILLYNVSPSKKVQRPTSDVGKV